Genomic DNA from uncultured Desulfuromusa sp.:
TCCCTTTGACCAGCCAGCGCTTTCCTTTAGAGGAATGTGCCGCCGGTAAAATTTTTCTGACATTTGATGAAACCAACCAGCCACTTACAACGGACCACCCCGAATTGCTGAACGAAATTTCCCACTGCCGCAAGCAGGGCTACTGCATCGACAACAACGGTATCGGTGAAGGGAGTACTTGTATCGCGGTTCCACTATTCAAGTCCGGTAAGATCCTGACGGGTTGTCTGGCATTGATTGCACCAAGTTTCCGCACGGATGAAAATCGCATCAACAAAGAACTGGCACCGGCATTAAAAGCAGCAGGAGAAATGATTTCAGCGCAACTGGGCCATAACGCTTATACTCCCAGGAGTATTCCTTGAGAGTTTACGATAAAAACCGGATTAACCGGATTGCTTTGTCGCACCAAGTTTTCACCCTTAGACCATAACCAGTTTTAGTTAATTTTGAAAGGAGGCAAGCTTAAAGAACGGTCATACCCAGAGCAGCTCATTCGCTCTAAAGTCTCAATTAAGTCCTAAGTTTTAGGGGGTAACATCCATCTTTTTGTGAGGAGGAATTTTTTATGACTGACAACAGCAGTAAAGCTTATTGGAAAGAAACATTAGCCTTGGTCAGAAATATTCTGATTGTCTGGTTTCTTGTTTCTTATGGTTGTGGAATCCTGTTTGCTCCAGCGCTCAACAGTATTTCACTCGGCGGCTACCCACTCGGGTTCTGGTTCGCTCATCAAGGGGCTATGTATTGTTTTATCGCGATGATTTTCATCTACGCTAAGCTGATGGGAAAACTCGACGAAAAAT
This window encodes:
- a CDS encoding DUF4212 domain-containing protein, with amino-acid sequence MTDNSSKAYWKETLALVRNILIVWFLVSYGCGILFAPALNSISLGGYPLGFWFAHQGAMYCFIAMIFIYAKLMGKLDEKYDVHED